One segment of Syngnathus scovelli strain Florida chromosome 6, RoL_Ssco_1.2, whole genome shotgun sequence DNA contains the following:
- the LOC125971167 gene encoding tyrosine-protein phosphatase non-receptor type 5 — MTRRLSSSTRSHTEDSIFLRPDEDPVWLDEPTKTGKRVDRASKTEELLGRKDESTEGQSSRQEEVFLHKVYSLVVQFHYWAALFVISQVTGYWMFFVVEGNGPFASIYKALQVIDFYLGFVLPCHPIFGMDSMKDVVNTTQQTWIIYATVGIGVTICVSMVVHMVCRWRYGTGLRPPGSASRDIGDRRQSVSRQPSFTLSEWTDAQEDLMDLDAVPQTPVFEMGTDSKPEGDAATLTVTPVGLQERRGSNVSLTLDMCTPGCTEPYGYGAQLSPRDQSAQEYLRQGTHILTPAMLHTRAMDDQGLQAEFYETPMNFVDPKEYNYPGLVRKNRYKTILPNTHSRVILKSQDEDDFLITYINGNYLKGYGGEERAYIATQGPTVNTVGDFWRMVWQERTPIIVMITNLEEKNEKCAEYWPEDTVTHEGIEITVVTVTQEDDYSLRVFTLKCGDEERSLRQYWYTSWPDQKTPDKAPPLLELVQEVERAREEAPPTSGPVIVHCSAGIGRTGCFIATSILCKQLRMEGVVDILGTTCQLRLDRGGMIQTCEQYQFVHHVLSLYEKQLSHASEE, encoded by the exons ATGACCCGACGCCTGAGCAGCTCCACCCGCTCCCACACCGAGGACTCCATCTTCCTCAGGCCTGATGAGGACCCTGTTTGGCTGGATGAGCCCACAAAGACAGGAAAAAGAGTAGATAGAGCCTCGAAAACTGAAGAATTGCTTGGAAGAAAAGATGAAAGCACAGAGGGGCAAAGTTCACGACAAGAAGAAGTGTTTTTGCATAAAGTGTACAGTTTGGTGGTCCAGTTCCACTACTGGGCCGCCCTCTTTGTCATCTCCCAAGTCACG GGGTACTGGATGTTCTTTGTGGTGGAAGGAAATGGGCCCTTTGCCTCTATCTATAAAGCCCTCCAGGTCATCGACTTCTATCTCGGCTTTGTCTTACCCTGCCACCCAATATTTGGAATGGAT TCTATGAAGGATGTGGTAAACACGACACAGCAAACATGGATCATCTACGCCACTGTAGGCATTGGAGTTACCATCTGTGTTTCTATG GTCGTCCACATGGTGTGCAGGTGGCGGTACGGCACTGGCTTGAGGCCACCTGGAAGCGCTTCAAGAGACATTGGAGACAGACGTCAGTCTGTGAGCCGTCAGCCCTCCTTCACCCTGTCAGAGTGGACGGACGCCCAAGAGGACCTGATGGATCTGGATGCCGTGCCTCAGACTCCAGTCTTTGAAATGGGAACTGACAGCAAGCCAGAGGGAGATGCTGCAACTCTCACAGTCACACCGGTGGGGCTTCAAGAGAG GAGAGGCTCCAATGTTTCCCTGACCTTGGATATGTGTACGCCGGGCTGCACGGAGCCTTACGGCTACGGAGCCCAGCTTTCCCCGAGGGACCAGTCAGCCCAAGAGTACCTCCGGCAGGGCACACATATTCTCACCCCTGCCATGCTACACACACGGGCTATGGATGACCAGGGCCTGCAGGCTGAGTTCTAT GAAACTCCAATGAACTTTGTGGACCCTAAGGAGTACAACTACCCAGGGCTTGTGAGAAAGAACCGCTACAAAACCATCTTACCCA ACACACACAGTAGAGTGATCCTAAAGTCACAAGATGAAGATGATTTCCTCATTACTTACATCAATGGCAATTATCTCAAA GGTTATGGGGGTGAAGAGCGTGCATACATCGCCACGCAGGGTCCAACAGTAAACACTGTGGGGGACTTCTGGAGAATGGTGTGGCAGGAAAGGACCCCCATCATTGTAATGATCACCAACTTGGAGGAGAAAAATGAG AAATGTGCTGAGTACTGGCCTGAGGACACTGTGACCCATGAGGGGATTGAAATCACTGTTGTCACGGTAACACAGGAGGATGACTACAGTCTGAGGGTGTTTACTTTGAAG TGTGGAGATGAGGAGCGGAGTCTGCGGCAGTACTGGTACACCTCATGGCCTGACCAGAAGACACCAGACAAAGCGCCACCTCTTTTAGAGCTGGTACAGGAAGTGGAAAGAGCCAGAGAGGAGGCCCCACCCACTAGTGGCCCTGTAATTGTGCATTGCAG TGCTGGAATCGGTCGGACTGGCTGCTTCATCGCCACCTCCATCCTCTGTAAGCAGCTAAGGATGGAGGGCGTGGTTGACATCTTGGGAACAACCTGCCAACTGCGTCTGGACAG GGGTGGGATGATCCAGACATGTGAGCAGTACCAGTTTGTGCATCATGTCCTCAGCCTGTATGAAAAGCAGCTGTCTCACGCCTCTGAAGAATAG